One region of Armigeres subalbatus isolate Guangzhou_Male chromosome 3, GZ_Asu_2, whole genome shotgun sequence genomic DNA includes:
- the LOC134221748 gene encoding putative nuclease HARBI1 codes for MKGRFATDFEDMARGEKFFVENFHMSKKNFEHLFSLIEKDLVPKRNTRPKDAITAKLKLALVIEYLASGDLQRHLASCYRVSKQHMGAIVDSVCNAICHALCPTMKELNAENFLNVANGFNKRWNFPNCIGAIDGKHVAIKAPANAGSVFYNYKGFHSLVLLAVCDATYRFTYVDVGAYGSEGDCNIFRNSQFGRNVLNDRFPFPANAMLNGVSLPFFFVADDAFPLCKRIMKPFNNKNMPTEEVIYNYRLSRARRCIENAFGLLCTKWACLKKTLYCGPDRAQKIMAACCMLHNF; via the exons ATGAAAGGTAGATTTGCGACAGAC TTTGAAGACATGGCCAGAGGAGAGAAATTTTTCGTAGAAAATTTCCacatgtcaaaaaaaaattttgaacatCTTTTTAGTTTAATCGAAAAAGATCTTGTTCCGAAGCGCAACACACGTCCCAAGGATGCAATAACTGCAAAGTTGAAGTTAGCCTTAGTAATAGA ATATTTGGCTTCAGGTGATTTGCAGAGGCATCTTGCATCATGTTACAGAGTAAGCAAACAACACATGGGAGCTATAGTAGATAGTGTATGTAACGCTATTTGTCATGCCCTATGCCCAACAATGAAAGAACTAaatgcggaaaattttcttaacgtGGCGAATGGCTTCAACAAACgatggaattttccaaattgcaTTGGAGCCATCGATGGTAAACACGTAGCGATAAAAGCTCCAGCCAACGCTGGCAGTGTTTTCTATAACTATAAG GGGTTTCATTCGTTGGTTTTGTTGGCTGTATGCGATGCAACATATAGGTTTACCTACGTCGATGTTGGAGCATACGGAAGTGAAGGAGACTGTAATATATTCAGGAATTCGCAATTTGGGAGAAATGTCCTAAATGATCGATTCCCCTTCCCGGCCAATGCAATGTTAAATGGAGTATCATTGCCGTTCTTTTTTGTAGCGGATGATGCATTTCCGCTTTGCAAAAGAATTATGAAACCTTTCAACAATAAGAACATGCCTACCGAGGAGGTGATTTACAATTATCGTCTTAGTCGAGCAAGGCGGTGCATAGAAAACGCGTTCGGACTGCTTTGCACGAAATGGGCATGCCTGAAGAAGACTTTATATTGTGGCCCTGATAGAGCTCAGAAGATTATGGCAGCATGTTGCATGCTGCATAACTTTTGA
- the LOC134224360 gene encoding uncharacterized protein LOC134224360 codes for MDDFIDYDIELLESEELVDLTQSCPSQNQPPKPASKKKRRMEFFSNDEKKLLISKVKSHPAIWSLQDPDHHNNGAIRMAWKQIAGELCRTPDQCKTAWIAIRESHRYRKRMMLKRSGSDGGEPLPGPSTEDLDWEFAEDLAFLPDISRKRKTFTTAQNGSSQIALERITGDANGNSQSNYFYQTHPSQRKPREDETVSILADNIAELIQHQKSTPQTDREEHPIVHKTALANIDRMLQQLPPHVIEDSLFEITTLLYNKIRLYRSE; via the exons ATGGATGATTTTATTGATTACGATATAGAATTGTTAGAAAGTGAAGAATTGGTTGACCTTACACAAAGTTGTCCCTCTCAAAATCAACCACCGAAGCCGGCGTCTAAGAAAAAAAGACGGATGGAATTTTTCTCAAACGATGAGAAAAAGCTACTGATTTCAAAAGTCAAAAGTCATCCGGCAATTTGGAGTTTGCAGGATCCCGATCATCATAACAATGGAGCAATTAGAATGGCTTGGAAGCAAATCGCTGGTGAATTGTGCAGAACAC CTGATCAATGCAAGACGGCATGGATTGCCATACGGGAAAGCCACCGCTATAGGAAACGCATGATGCTGAAGCGGTCTGGTAGTGATGGTGGAGAACCCTTGCCAGGTCCTTCTACAGaagatttggattgggaatTTGCTGAGGATCTGGCATTTCTACCAGATATTTCGAGGAAGAGAAA GACATTCACGACGGCGCAGAATGGTTCTTCACAAATAGCGTTGGAAAGAATTACTGGTGATGCTAACGGAAATTCTCAATCTAATTATTTTTAT CAAACTCATCCATCCCAGCGCAAGCCACGAGAAGATGAAACGGTTTCTATATTGGCTGATAATATTGCTGAACTGATTCAGCATCAGAAATCCACACCGCAAACGGACAGAGAAGAGCACCCCATTGTGCACAAGACTGCACTAGCAAATATAGATAGGATGCTACAGCAGCTACCGCCGCACGTAATCGAAGATTCCCTATTTGAAATAACGACGTTGTTATATAACAAGATAAGGCTCTACCGTAGCGAATAG